One window from the genome of Commensalibacter oyaizuii encodes:
- the map gene encoding type I methionyl aminopeptidase, translated as MADRRMMFYTQEDFVGLRAAGRLAAETLDMITPYVKEGVTTEELNTIIHDYTIKHGAIPAPLNYRGFPKSCCISINHVVCHGIPGDRRLMNGDILNIDVTPILDGWYGDSSRMYIVGQASRLAQRLIDTTYESLMLAIKEVKPGNTLGDIGHVIQEYAEGQRFSVVRDFCGHGIGRVFHQEPNVLHYGKRGHGLELKPGMVFTIEPMLNAGKAEVKILDDEWTAVTRDRSLSAQFEHMMGVTEDGCEVFTYSPTGMHKPPYNLEK; from the coding sequence ATGGCTGACCGACGCATGATGTTTTATACCCAAGAGGACTTTGTCGGGTTAAGGGCTGCTGGTCGTTTAGCTGCCGAAACTTTGGATATGATTACTCCTTATGTAAAAGAAGGCGTAACAACAGAAGAGCTAAATACAATCATTCATGACTATACGATTAAACATGGTGCCATCCCAGCACCTTTAAATTATAGGGGTTTTCCCAAGTCCTGTTGTATTTCAATTAACCATGTTGTTTGTCACGGTATACCAGGCGACCGCCGCTTGATGAATGGGGATATTTTAAATATTGACGTGACCCCTATTTTGGATGGTTGGTATGGGGACAGTAGTCGCATGTATATTGTTGGTCAGGCATCCCGCCTTGCACAACGTTTGATTGACACTACATATGAAAGTTTGATGCTGGCAATTAAAGAGGTTAAACCAGGGAATACCCTAGGAGATATTGGCCACGTCATTCAAGAATACGCAGAAGGCCAGCGCTTTTCTGTGGTTAGAGACTTTTGCGGTCACGGTATAGGACGCGTATTTCACCAAGAACCCAATGTGTTACATTACGGGAAAAGAGGTCATGGTTTAGAATTAAAACCAGGAATGGTTTTCACCATAGAGCCGATGTTAAATGCAGGTAAAGCAGAGGTCAAGATTTTGGATGATGAATGGACCGCCGTTACCCGTGATCGTTCCTTAAGTGCTCAATTTGAACATATGATGGGTGTCACCGAGGATGGGTGCGAGGTATTTACTTATTCACCAACAGGTATGCACAAACCCCCTTATAATTTGGAAAAATAG
- a CDS encoding D-alanyl-D-alanine carboxypeptidase family protein encodes MIVHRVKGGAKFGLHKQLLQLCLLFMLKRNNALVGLAALVTWFSAIVISPIANAQYVGRVSTIVTDINGRVVSEDDADLKRYPASLTKMMTLYMTFRALRANAISLNQRIPVSIHAASMEPSKLGLRAGSSVTIREAVLGLVTKSANDAACALGEFIGGGDEARFAQMMTQQARYLGMSRTTFQNASGLPDPDQVTTARDMATLARRLILDFPEYYPFFRTPSFNFRGRNIPNHDPLLKSYAGADGLKTGYTAAAGHNLVGSAVQGNVRLIGAVLGASSNGQRNTIMMNALDDGFVKSGVSPANRPIILARSSKKNNHKRSKVILARATRSSKGKTVEVAQAASHSKKKKATVHKASLTTHKKATTKRKAK; translated from the coding sequence GTGATAGTTCATAGAGTAAAGGGAGGCGCAAAATTCGGATTGCATAAACAGCTTTTACAATTATGCCTCTTATTTATGTTAAAGAGAAACAATGCCCTCGTTGGACTCGCTGCTCTTGTCACATGGTTTTCGGCTATTGTTATATCCCCTATAGCAAATGCACAATATGTCGGACGTGTTAGTACTATCGTTACGGATATTAACGGCCGCGTTGTTTCAGAAGATGATGCCGATTTAAAACGGTATCCAGCCAGCCTAACAAAAATGATGACGTTATACATGACGTTTCGTGCGTTAAGAGCAAATGCTATCTCCCTTAATCAGCGTATCCCTGTATCCATTCATGCTGCATCAATGGAACCTTCAAAACTGGGATTAAGGGCAGGATCATCCGTAACAATTCGAGAAGCAGTACTGGGACTGGTTACAAAATCCGCAAATGATGCCGCTTGCGCACTGGGTGAATTCATAGGAGGCGGAGATGAAGCTCGCTTTGCCCAAATGATGACCCAGCAAGCGCGATACTTAGGAATGAGCCGTACAACGTTTCAAAATGCATCAGGACTGCCCGACCCTGACCAAGTCACCACTGCACGAGATATGGCCACTTTGGCACGCCGTTTAATCTTGGATTTTCCTGAATATTATCCTTTTTTCCGTACCCCTTCTTTTAATTTTCGAGGACGTAATATCCCCAATCATGATCCATTGTTGAAATCATATGCTGGGGCAGATGGACTTAAAACAGGGTATACTGCAGCTGCAGGACACAATTTGGTTGGTTCGGCGGTACAGGGAAATGTCCGTTTAATTGGTGCCGTCTTAGGGGCATCTAGTAACGGTCAACGCAACACAATTATGATGAATGCTTTAGACGATGGTTTTGTAAAAAGCGGAGTTTCCCCAGCCAATCGCCCTATTATCCTGGCGAGAAGCAGTAAAAAGAACAATCATAAACGTTCCAAAGTAATCTTGGCCAGAGCTACCCGTTCCTCTAAAGGGAAAACAGTTGAAGTCGCGCAAGCTGCCTCTCATTCTAAAAAAAAGAAAGCCACCGTACATAAAGCCAGCTTAACCACCCATAAGAAGGCAACCACAAAAAGAAAAGCTAAATAA
- the clpS gene encoding ATP-dependent Clp protease adapter ClpS: MTFCTLNNTSHLDKHCQILNSPDTVTLQQVKKPPMYKVIMLNDDYTPMDFVVHILETIFQKSTEDAITIMFEIHQKGIGICGIFTYEIAETKINHVLQLAKHHQYPLQCTLEKE; this comes from the coding sequence ATGACATTTTGCACTTTAAATAATACATCACATTTGGACAAACATTGCCAAATTCTTAATAGCCCTGATACAGTTACCTTACAGCAGGTTAAAAAGCCCCCTATGTATAAAGTCATTATGCTTAATGACGATTATACCCCAATGGATTTTGTTGTGCATATCTTAGAAACGATTTTTCAAAAATCAACCGAGGATGCAATTACCATTATGTTTGAAATCCACCAAAAAGGGATCGGTATTTGTGGCATCTTTACCTATGAAATTGCCGAAACAAAGATTAATCATGTACTACAATTGGCCAAACACCACCAATATCCATTGCAATGCACTCTTGAAAAAGAATAA